A portion of the Chryseobacterium tructae genome contains these proteins:
- a CDS encoding DUF4141 domain-containing protein codes for MVAFFAAVTYTKAQFVVTDPANLASGILNSANEIVQTSSTVSNVVKNFNEVKKVYEQGKEYYDQLKAINNLVKDARKVQQTVLLVGDVSEMYVNNFGKMLNDPNFNAQELASIANGYSALLTESTELLKELKEIITSNGLSLNDKERMDVVDRVYKEVKAYHNLVRYYTNKNISVSYLRAKKQNNTQRVLDLYGTSNQKYW; via the coding sequence ATGGTAGCATTTTTTGCTGCCGTAACCTATACAAAAGCACAATTTGTCGTAACAGATCCCGCAAACCTGGCTTCAGGAATTTTGAATTCAGCCAATGAAATCGTGCAGACTTCATCAACGGTATCTAACGTTGTTAAGAACTTCAATGAAGTTAAGAAAGTATATGAACAAGGTAAAGAGTATTATGACCAGCTGAAAGCCATCAATAATCTGGTCAAAGATGCCAGAAAGGTTCAGCAGACTGTTCTTTTGGTAGGTGATGTTTCTGAGATGTATGTGAATAATTTCGGTAAAATGCTGAATGATCCCAACTTTAATGCTCAGGAATTAGCTTCTATTGCCAATGGTTATTCTGCGCTTCTAACCGAGAGTACGGAGCTATTGAAAGAACTCAAAGAGATCATCACTTCTAATGGTCTTTCTCTGAATGATAAAGAAAGGATGGATGTTGTTGACAGAGTCTATAAAGAGGTCAAAGCGTATCATAATCTGGTACGATACTACACCAATAAAAATATTTCGGTTAGTTATCTCAGAGCAAAAAAACAGAACAACACCCAAAGGGTATTAGATCTTTACGGAACCTCTAATCAAAAATACTGGTAA
- the traJ gene encoding conjugative transposon protein TraJ, translating into MEPSNLHEVLRSVYEEMMPMCADMAAVAKGVAGLGALFYVALKVWQSLSRAEPVDLFPMLRPFAIGICIMFFSTLVLGSLNGVMSPIVQGSHSMLENQVLDMNDLQQKKDLLEREAMLRNPEMAYLISNEEFDKKLEELGWSPSDLVTMSGMYIEREMFAIKKDIRDGFREFLEILFQSAALVIDTIRTFFLIVLSILGPIAFAISVWDGFQTTLSQWLTRYISVYLWLPVADVFSAILAKIQTLILEQDIEMLADPSFIPDTSNTVYIIYMVIGIIGYFTVPTVTGWVIQAGGAGNFMRNVNQTATKSGNVAGAAVGSATGNISGRLLK; encoded by the coding sequence ATGGAACCGAGCAACTTACATGAAGTACTTCGTTCCGTTTATGAGGAAATGATGCCGATGTGCGCTGATATGGCGGCAGTAGCCAAAGGTGTTGCGGGATTGGGAGCTTTATTCTATGTAGCACTAAAAGTCTGGCAGTCATTGAGCCGTGCCGAACCTGTTGATTTGTTTCCCATGCTGAGACCTTTTGCCATAGGCATCTGCATTATGTTTTTTTCGACATTGGTTTTAGGAAGCCTTAATGGAGTAATGAGCCCGATTGTTCAGGGAAGCCATTCCATGTTGGAGAATCAGGTGCTGGATATGAATGATCTGCAGCAGAAAAAGGATCTTTTAGAACGAGAAGCGATGCTAAGGAATCCGGAGATGGCTTACCTTATTTCTAATGAAGAATTTGACAAAAAGTTGGAAGAATTAGGATGGTCACCATCGGATTTGGTTACGATGTCCGGAATGTATATTGAAAGAGAAATGTTTGCCATCAAGAAAGATATCAGAGATGGTTTTCGCGAGTTTCTTGAAATATTGTTCCAATCCGCAGCCTTAGTTATTGACACCATCAGAACCTTCTTTCTGATAGTCCTTTCCATCTTGGGACCTATAGCCTTTGCAATCTCCGTTTGGGATGGATTTCAGACCACTTTAAGTCAATGGCTGACAAGATATATCAGTGTTTACCTATGGCTACCTGTTGCTGATGTTTTCAGTGCCATTCTGGCCAAGATACAGACATTAATTTTAGAACAGGATATCGAAATGCTCGCAGATCCAAGCTTTATTCCTGATACTTCCAATACCGTTTACATCATCTATATGGTGATTGGCATCATAGGCTATTTTACCGTACCAACGGTTACAGGCTGGGTGATTCAGGCAGGAGGAGCAGGTAATTTCATGCGCAATGTTAACCAGACTGCTACGAAGTCGGGCAATGTTGCAGGAGCAGCAGTAGGTTCAGCAACAGGAAATATTTCAGGAAGATTATTAAAATAA
- the traK gene encoding conjugative transposon protein TraK has product MEFKTLRNIESSFKQIRLFTFVFAVLCFGVVGVVVFKSYQFAEEQRQKIYVLDNGKSLMVALSQDMSINRPVEAREHVRRFHELFFTISPDKNAIESNVKRAFNLADQSAFNYYKDLQEKGYYNRIISGNIQQRIEVDSVVANFDTYPYDVKTYARQFIIRSSNLTIRNLFTNCSLVNSVRSDSNPQGFTIEKFNVIENRDVETVER; this is encoded by the coding sequence ATGGAATTTAAAACTTTAAGAAATATTGAGAGCAGCTTTAAACAGATCCGCTTGTTTACGTTTGTTTTTGCGGTGCTGTGCTTTGGAGTCGTAGGGGTCGTGGTATTTAAATCATACCAATTTGCCGAAGAACAACGTCAGAAAATATATGTTTTGGATAATGGCAAATCTTTAATGGTGGCTTTATCACAAGATATGTCGATCAACAGACCTGTGGAAGCAAGAGAGCATGTGAGACGATTTCATGAATTGTTCTTCACGATATCACCTGATAAGAATGCTATTGAAAGCAATGTAAAAAGGGCTTTCAATTTAGCTGATCAATCCGCATTCAATTACTATAAAGACCTTCAGGAAAAAGGCTACTATAACAGAATCATTTCCGGTAATATCCAGCAGAGAATTGAGGTAGACAGTGTCGTTGCCAACTTTGATACTTACCCTTATGACGTTAAAACATATGCAAGACAGTTTATAATCAGGTCCAGCAATCTTACCATCAGAAATTTATTCACTAATTGTTCATTGGTTAATTCTGTACGATCTGACAGCAATCCTCAGGGATTTACCATTGAAAAATTCAACGTCATTGAAAATAGAGATGTTGAAACTGTTGAACGCTAA
- the traM gene encoding conjugative transposon protein TraM, protein MKDSQKIKVTENDLSQNFNGVSDPPKAQWERLKKPIIYFLMAAVCASCFYLIFKPKAHNTIIEENGFNAAIPQAKDGQLQSDKQKAYEQQLLEQKSEEKRNAVTTLSDYWNDQSDSNSNNNPSSVTARMNILQQSDQNALNSYRNSQQTLSSFYSRDDQEVNNMRKEISRLKNEAMQNNAAPAGLGINDQLELMEKSYQMAAKYLPTTSKQEEPAPKEEVEKPTEKKIKLTSARPVHSNIVSSLYREPSDSAFIAGLNQNRFYDSQNDSENLVQAKNAIRGVVYETKTLVNESTLSIRLSEAMQLGRTEIPSGSLLIAISKFQGGQLQLKISSIQYQGNVYSVEINVYDNDGQLGLYIPHSPEQNAVNDIVANMSQTSGTNIMMTQSAGQQIAADLSRGVVQGLSGYFQKRVRQLKVTVKAGHQVLLVPKNN, encoded by the coding sequence ATGAAAGATTCACAGAAAATTAAAGTGACAGAAAATGATCTCTCACAAAATTTCAACGGAGTGAGTGATCCTCCCAAAGCTCAATGGGAAAGACTGAAGAAGCCCATCATCTATTTTTTGATGGCTGCTGTGTGTGCATCATGCTTTTACCTCATTTTTAAACCAAAAGCCCACAATACGATTATTGAAGAGAATGGTTTTAATGCCGCCATTCCGCAGGCAAAGGATGGTCAGTTGCAGTCTGATAAGCAAAAGGCTTATGAGCAGCAGCTGTTGGAGCAAAAGAGCGAAGAGAAAAGAAATGCTGTAACCACCTTATCCGATTATTGGAATGACCAAAGTGATTCAAATTCTAATAACAATCCATCAAGTGTAACGGCTAGAATGAATATTCTTCAGCAATCAGATCAGAATGCTCTAAACAGCTATCGCAATTCCCAACAGACCTTGAGCTCATTTTACAGTCGGGATGATCAGGAAGTCAATAATATGAGGAAAGAAATTTCAAGATTAAAGAATGAAGCGATGCAGAATAATGCTGCTCCCGCTGGCTTAGGAATAAATGATCAGCTAGAACTCATGGAAAAATCATATCAGATGGCAGCTAAGTACCTTCCAACGACTTCAAAACAGGAAGAGCCGGCACCAAAAGAAGAGGTCGAGAAGCCAACGGAAAAGAAGATTAAACTGACTTCCGCAAGGCCGGTACATTCCAATATTGTTTCTTCATTGTACAGAGAGCCATCGGATAGTGCCTTTATTGCAGGTTTAAATCAGAATAGATTTTATGATAGTCAAAATGATTCAGAGAACTTAGTTCAAGCAAAAAACGCAATAAGAGGTGTGGTCTATGAAACTAAGACTTTGGTCAACGAAAGTACATTATCCATAAGACTTTCTGAAGCAATGCAACTCGGACGAACTGAGATTCCATCGGGGAGTTTACTGATTGCTATAAGTAAATTTCAGGGCGGGCAGCTTCAGTTAAAAATATCCTCCATTCAATATCAAGGTAATGTTTATTCTGTAGAAATCAATGTTTATGACAATGACGGACAATTGGGTTTATATATTCCCCATTCACCGGAGCAGAATGCCGTAAACGATATTGTAGCCAATATGAGCCAGACTTCAGGTACTAATATTATGATGACCCAATCAGCAGGACAACAGATTGCAGCTGATCTGAGCAGGGGAGTAGTACAGGGATTGTCGGGCTATTTTCAAAAAAGAGTCAGACAATTGAAAGTAACTGTAAAAGCGGGCCATCAGGTATTACTCGTACCAAAAAATAACTAA
- the traN gene encoding conjugative transposon protein TraN encodes MNTQKSHYILIMLLFLLASKIFGQDSVTTYASLEHARLEPFKMHVTYHKTSHVIFPSPIRYVDLGSELLVANKAEPIGNILRIKSAVRDFEEETNFSVITEDGKFYNFDVSYSSYPEILSYDLVKLQRGIEQQYDTDVLFEDLKGSSTTLTGLIMENLYEKSNRTTKHIVSKSYGIEFSVKALHVNESKFYFTLQIENQSNVTYSIEWVNFKIVDKKNLKRTVVQDKVLEKVRTYFPQMKAADHSNIKGVFLLDQFTLLKDQVLEIEILEKNGGRHQKVQLENSDLIRARLIKSLTIKTK; translated from the coding sequence ATGAATACACAAAAGAGCCATTATATTCTCATTATGCTATTATTTCTGTTGGCAAGCAAGATATTTGGTCAGGATTCTGTAACGACCTATGCTTCCTTGGAACACGCAAGATTAGAACCTTTCAAAATGCATGTCACCTACCATAAAACAAGTCACGTGATTTTTCCATCACCCATACGATATGTTGATCTGGGGAGTGAACTGTTAGTTGCCAATAAGGCAGAGCCTATCGGAAATATTCTCCGGATTAAATCGGCTGTGAGAGATTTTGAAGAGGAAACCAATTTTTCGGTCATTACTGAAGATGGAAAATTTTACAATTTTGATGTGTCTTACAGTTCTTATCCGGAAATACTCAGCTATGATTTAGTAAAGCTTCAAAGGGGTATTGAACAGCAATATGATACTGATGTATTATTTGAGGACCTTAAAGGAAGCTCAACTACTTTGACTGGGCTTATTATGGAAAATCTCTATGAGAAAAGCAATAGAACTACTAAGCATATTGTTTCAAAAAGTTACGGAATTGAGTTTTCAGTCAAGGCACTCCACGTTAATGAAAGCAAATTTTATTTCACATTGCAAATTGAGAATCAAAGTAATGTGACATATAGTATTGAATGGGTCAACTTTAAAATTGTTGATAAAAAGAATTTAAAACGAACCGTTGTTCAGGATAAGGTATTAGAAAAGGTTCGTACCTATTTCCCACAAATGAAAGCAGCTGATCATTCAAACATAAAAGGTGTTTTCCTGCTGGATCAGTTTACTCTTTTAAAAGATCAGGTGTTGGAAATTGAAATTCTGGAGAAGAACGGGGGAAGACATCAGAAGGTACAGCTTGAAAATTCAGATCTGATTCGTGCAAGATTGATAAAGAGTTTAACCATAAAAACAAAGTAA